A section of the Brevundimonas sp. AJA228-03 genome encodes:
- the nuoL gene encoding NADH-quinone oxidoreductase subunit L, with translation MTLELLVTLGVFAPLLGAAIAGLFGRRIGDIPSQAITTGLLFFSCAVAWTVFSQWTWGHLEPFTVTIAPFINVGDFQSAWSIRIDALSAVMLVVVTSVSSLVHLYSWGYMAEDDSRPRFFAYLSLFTFAMLALVTAADFMQLFFGWEGVGLASYLLIGFWYKKSTASAAAIKAFVVNRVGDFGFALGIITVFWMFGTIEFAELFPMIASKQGQGWAFLGHTWSALDLAGVLLFIGAMGKSAQFFLHTWLPDAMEGPTPVSALIHAATMVTAGVYMVCLLSPIYEYAPTASLLIAITGAVTALFAATVGLMQNDIKRVIAYSTCSQLGYMFFAAGVGVYESAMFHLFTHAFFKALLFLGAGSVIHGMHHEQDMRKMGGLWKLLPVTYAVMMIGTIAITGLGIPGIGGFAGFYSKDSILESAWAAATSGHSAAGYFAFFVGIFAAGLTSYYSWRLIFMTFHNRPQWTEEAIAAHAHDHPDDRAPHARIETHAERIEDGDHGAHGHDDHGHHGPLKPHESPWVMLAPLIVLAIGAVAAGFVFAPDFIGHHETEFWRGAIFNGPHNHVLHESHEVPLWVKWSPLVVTLLGAAIAAFYYVLHEGMAKRMAAKEGPLWTFLYNKWFFDEIYGFVFVKGARALGDFFWKVCDVRIIDGLGPNGAAWASLKSAARLARLQSGYVYHYAFVMLLGVAGLLAFAIYTWGA, from the coding sequence GTGACTCTCGAACTGCTCGTCACGCTCGGCGTCTTCGCCCCGCTGCTCGGTGCCGCCATCGCCGGCCTCTTCGGTCGCCGCATCGGCGATATCCCGTCGCAAGCCATCACGACCGGCCTGCTGTTCTTTTCGTGCGCCGTCGCCTGGACGGTGTTCAGCCAGTGGACCTGGGGTCATCTCGAACCCTTCACGGTCACGATCGCGCCCTTCATCAACGTCGGCGATTTCCAGTCGGCCTGGTCGATCCGCATCGATGCCCTGTCGGCGGTGATGCTGGTCGTGGTGACCAGCGTGTCTTCGCTCGTGCACCTGTATTCGTGGGGATACATGGCCGAAGACGACTCCAGGCCGCGCTTCTTCGCCTATCTGTCCCTGTTCACCTTCGCCATGCTGGCGCTGGTGACCGCCGCCGACTTCATGCAGCTCTTCTTCGGCTGGGAAGGGGTGGGGCTGGCGTCCTATCTGCTGATCGGCTTCTGGTACAAGAAATCGACCGCGTCGGCCGCCGCCATCAAGGCCTTCGTCGTCAACCGCGTCGGCGACTTTGGCTTTGCGCTGGGCATCATCACCGTCTTCTGGATGTTCGGCACGATCGAGTTCGCCGAGCTGTTCCCGATGATCGCCTCGAAACAGGGGCAGGGCTGGGCGTTCCTGGGGCACACCTGGTCGGCGCTGGATCTGGCGGGTGTGCTGCTGTTCATCGGTGCCATGGGCAAGTCGGCGCAGTTCTTCCTGCACACCTGGCTGCCCGATGCGATGGAGGGCCCGACGCCGGTGTCCGCCCTGATCCACGCCGCGACCATGGTCACCGCCGGCGTGTACATGGTCTGCCTGCTCAGCCCGATCTATGAGTATGCGCCCACGGCGTCGCTGCTGATCGCCATCACCGGCGCAGTCACGGCCCTGTTCGCGGCGACGGTCGGCCTGATGCAGAACGACATCAAGCGGGTCATCGCCTATTCGACCTGTTCGCAGCTGGGCTACATGTTCTTTGCGGCGGGCGTCGGCGTCTATGAATCCGCCATGTTCCACCTGTTTACGCACGCCTTTTTCAAGGCCCTGCTGTTCCTGGGGGCCGGATCGGTGATCCACGGGATGCACCACGAACAGGACATGCGGAAGATGGGCGGGCTGTGGAAACTGCTGCCCGTCACCTATGCGGTCATGATGATCGGCACGATCGCCATCACCGGCCTGGGCATCCCCGGGATCGGCGGTTTCGCCGGCTTCTATTCGAAGGATTCGATCCTCGAGAGCGCCTGGGCGGCGGCCACGAGCGGCCATTCGGCAGCGGGGTATTTCGCCTTCTTCGTCGGCATCTTCGCGGCCGGGCTGACCAGCTACTATTCGTGGCGGCTGATCTTCATGACCTTCCACAACAGGCCGCAATGGACGGAAGAGGCGATCGCCGCACACGCGCACGACCACCCTGACGATCGCGCCCCGCACGCCCGGATCGAGACCCACGCGGAGCGGATCGAGGATGGAGATCATGGCGCGCACGGGCATGACGATCATGGCCATCATGGCCCATTGAAGCCGCACGAGAGCCCGTGGGTCATGCTGGCGCCGTTGATCGTTCTGGCGATCGGCGCGGTCGCAGCGGGCTTCGTCTTCGCGCCCGACTTCATCGGCCATCACGAGACCGAGTTCTGGCGCGGTGCCATCTTCAACGGTCCGCACAACCATGTCCTGCACGAGAGCCACGAGGTTCCGCTGTGGGTGAAGTGGTCGCCGCTGGTCGTGACCCTGCTGGGGGCCGCCATCGCCGCCTTCTACTACGTCCTGCACGAAGGGATGGCAAAGCGGATGGCCGCGAAGGAGGGACCGCTCTGGACCTTCCTGTACAACAAGTGGTTCTTCGACGAGATCTACGGGTTCGTCTTCGTCAAGGGTGCCAGGGCGCTGGGCGACTTCTTCTGGAAGGTCTGCGATGTCCGGATCATCGACGGGCTGGGGCCGAACGGTGCCGCCTGGGCGTCGCTGAAATCGGCCGCGCGGCTGGCCAGGCTCCAGTCCGGCTATGTCTACCACTATGCGTTCGTGATGCTGCTCGGCGTGGCCGGTCTGCTCGCCTTCGCCATCTACACCTGGGGTGCCTGA
- a CDS encoding NADH-quinone oxidoreductase subunit M yields MGAIPNILSVVTFLPLVGALLILIGRFAAPSGQDGIARWVALGTTLVTLALSAVLVLQFDSANPAYQFVENYAWFAGAGYHLGVDGISILFVLLTAFLMPICILASWKSIETRVVDYMIAFLVLETLVIGVFTSLDLFLFYIFFEGTLVPMFIIIGVWGGANRIYAAYKFFLYTLLGSVLMLLAMLWMANKAGTTSIPELKTFAFSPQAQSVLWLAFFASFAVKMPMWPVHTWLPDAHVQAPTAGSVILAGILLKLGGYGFILFNVPMFPDASVLYRPLVFTLSVIAIAYTSLVAFRQTDIKKLIAYSSVAHMGFVTMGIFAGNAQGMQGAIFQMLSHGLISGALFLCVGVVYDRMHTREIAFYGGLTNRMPWYAAIFLMFTMANVGLPGTSGFIGEMLTMTGVYQASTWAAFVAATGVILSAVYALTLYRNVMFGEITNPALATIKDIDLRELVIFVPLIVGTIWLGVQPDLVLNYTAASVDAVVNGWQLATGG; encoded by the coding sequence ATGGGTGCGATCCCCAATATCCTGAGCGTGGTCACCTTCCTGCCGCTGGTCGGGGCGCTGCTGATCCTGATCGGCCGCTTTGCCGCTCCGTCGGGCCAGGATGGCATCGCCCGCTGGGTGGCGCTGGGCACCACTCTGGTGACCCTGGCCCTGTCGGCGGTGCTGGTGCTTCAGTTCGATAGCGCCAACCCGGCCTATCAGTTCGTCGAGAACTACGCCTGGTTCGCCGGGGCCGGATATCACCTCGGCGTGGACGGGATCTCGATCCTGTTCGTCCTGCTGACGGCCTTCCTGATGCCGATCTGCATCCTGGCCAGCTGGAAGTCGATCGAGACCCGCGTCGTCGACTACATGATCGCCTTCCTGGTGCTGGAGACCCTGGTCATCGGGGTGTTCACCTCGCTGGACCTGTTCCTGTTCTACATCTTCTTCGAAGGCACCCTGGTGCCGATGTTCATCATCATCGGGGTCTGGGGCGGGGCGAACCGGATCTATGCCGCCTACAAATTCTTCCTCTACACCCTGCTGGGGTCCGTGCTGATGCTGCTGGCCATGCTGTGGATGGCCAACAAGGCGGGCACGACCAGCATTCCGGAGCTGAAGACCTTCGCCTTCAGCCCGCAGGCCCAGTCGGTGCTGTGGCTGGCCTTCTTCGCCTCGTTCGCGGTGAAGATGCCGATGTGGCCCGTCCACACCTGGCTGCCCGACGCCCACGTCCAGGCGCCGACGGCGGGATCGGTCATTCTGGCCGGCATCCTGCTGAAGCTCGGCGGTTACGGCTTCATCCTGTTCAATGTGCCGATGTTCCCGGATGCATCCGTCCTGTACCGGCCGCTGGTCTTCACCCTGTCGGTGATCGCCATCGCCTACACGTCCCTGGTCGCCTTCCGACAGACCGACATCAAGAAGCTGATCGCCTATTCGTCGGTGGCGCACATGGGCTTCGTGACCATGGGCATCTTCGCCGGCAACGCCCAGGGGATGCAGGGGGCCATCTTCCAGATGCTGAGCCACGGGCTGATCTCGGGCGCGCTCTTCCTCTGCGTCGGTGTCGTCTATGACCGGATGCACACGCGCGAGATCGCCTTCTACGGCGGCCTGACCAACCGGATGCCCTGGTACGCGGCCATCTTCCTGATGTTCACCATGGCCAACGTCGGTCTGCCGGGGACCTCGGGCTTCATTGGCGAGATGCTGACGATGACCGGCGTCTATCAGGCCTCGACCTGGGCGGCGTTCGTGGCCGCGACCGGCGTCATCCTGTCGGCCGTCTATGCCCTGACCCTGTATCGCAACGTCATGTTCGGCGAGATCACCAACCCGGCGCTGGCCACGATCAAGGACATCGACCTGCGCGAGCTGGTCATCTTCGTCCCCCTGATCGTCGGCACGATCTGGCTGGGCGTCCAGCCGGACCTCGTCCTGAACTACACCGCCGCCTCCGTCGACGCCGTCGTCAACGGCTGGCAGCTCGCGACCGGCGGGTGA
- the nuoN gene encoding NADH-quinone oxidoreductase subunit NuoN, protein MPDLSQALYLAAPELTLAIGALVLLLLGAFIGEKSARLVSILSVALLIAAAAVAATGPLGTAFNGAYVADPLAVYAKVAIYLASAVAVVLGGGWMQRTGIARFEFPILIVLAAVGMGMMVSSGDLISLYVGVELHSLALYVLAAYHRDDLKASEAGLKYFVLGALSSGLLLYGSSLIYGFSGSMHFEDIAAYATANPGPGLIFGLVFLICGLAFKVSAAPFHMWTPDVYEGAPTPVVAFFTTAPKMAAMVLFARALSEGFLQAHEQWAQVLILIALASFVVGAWGGLAQKDIQRLLAYSSIANIGYAILGIAAGTEQGLQAMVMFMTLYMIDTMGFFAILLSLSRNGRPIRKIADLVGLKKDRPVTAMAITVLSLSVLGMPPFSGFWGKYYVFGAAASAGYWMVAAAGLVASVVAAFYYLRIIKLMWFDAAPDDGVATDKAPVEAQWIGWVCAAFSFPLVIVGLIWLEPLTQIAATGFGAK, encoded by the coding sequence ATGCCTGACCTGTCCCAAGCCCTCTATCTCGCCGCCCCGGAGCTGACGCTCGCCATCGGTGCGCTCGTCCTGTTGCTGCTCGGTGCCTTCATCGGCGAGAAGTCGGCGCGGCTGGTGTCGATCCTGTCCGTCGCCCTGCTCATCGCGGCCGCTGCCGTCGCCGCGACCGGCCCGCTCGGTACCGCCTTCAACGGGGCCTATGTCGCCGATCCACTGGCCGTCTATGCCAAGGTCGCCATCTATCTGGCCTCGGCCGTGGCCGTCGTTCTGGGCGGCGGCTGGATGCAGCGCACCGGTATCGCCCGGTTCGAGTTCCCGATCCTGATCGTCCTCGCCGCCGTCGGCATGGGGATGATGGTGTCGTCCGGCGACCTGATTTCGCTCTATGTCGGGGTCGAGCTGCACTCGCTGGCCCTCTATGTGCTGGCCGCCTATCACCGCGACGACCTGAAGGCGTCCGAGGCCGGCCTGAAGTATTTCGTGCTCGGGGCCCTGTCGTCCGGCCTGCTGCTGTATGGCTCCAGCCTGATCTATGGCTTCTCAGGCTCGATGCATTTCGAGGACATCGCCGCCTATGCCACGGCCAACCCCGGTCCGGGCCTGATCTTCGGCCTGGTGTTCCTGATCTGCGGTCTGGCGTTCAAGGTCTCGGCCGCGCCGTTCCACATGTGGACGCCCGACGTTTATGAAGGCGCGCCGACGCCGGTCGTGGCCTTCTTCACCACGGCACCGAAGATGGCCGCCATGGTCCTGTTTGCACGCGCCCTGAGCGAAGGCTTCCTGCAGGCCCACGAGCAGTGGGCCCAGGTGCTGATCCTGATCGCCCTCGCCAGCTTCGTCGTCGGGGCCTGGGGTGGCCTGGCGCAGAAGGACATCCAGCGCCTGCTGGCCTATTCGTCGATCGCCAACATCGGCTACGCCATTCTGGGCATCGCGGCAGGCACCGAGCAGGGCCTGCAGGCCATGGTCATGTTCATGACCCTGTACATGATTGACACCATGGGCTTCTTCGCCATCCTCCTGTCCCTGAGCCGCAACGGTCGTCCGATCCGCAAGATCGCCGACCTGGTGGGCCTGAAGAAGGACCGGCCGGTCACCGCCATGGCCATCACCGTATTGTCGCTGTCGGTGCTGGGCATGCCGCCGTTCTCGGGCTTCTGGGGCAAATACTATGTCTTCGGCGCTGCGGCTTCGGCTGGTTACTGGATGGTGGCTGCGGCGGGTCTGGTGGCCTCGGTCGTGGCGGCCTTCTACTATCTGCGCATTATCAAGCTGATGTGGTTCGACGCGGCACCGGACGATGGGGTCGCCACCGACAAGGCTCCGGTCGAAGCTCAATGGATCGGCTGGGTCTGCGCGGCCTTTTCCTTCCCGCTGGTGATCGTCGGCCTGATCTGGCTGGAGCCGCTGACCCAAATCGCCGCGACCGGGTTCGGAGCGAAGTAG
- a CDS encoding biotin--[acetyl-CoA-carboxylase] ligase: MTPPIDLLDEIDSTNAEARRRAEAGETVARWIVARRQSAGRGRRGRAWNSDTGNLFATLLTLTHKAPAEAAQVTFVAALAVADLLDAFAVPGSVSIKWPNDVMLAGEKAAGILIESGTHASGALWLAVGIGVNLAHAPEGTERPATCLASHLRSDIAYPPSIDAAARVLAEAFALWQARWESLGFQPILDAWIARTSGLDGPCVARLGHETVEGTADGVAPDGALRLRTADGQLRLISAGDVFFGVAA; this comes from the coding sequence GTGACGCCGCCCATTGATCTGCTGGACGAGATCGATTCCACCAACGCCGAGGCACGCCGCCGCGCCGAGGCCGGTGAAACCGTGGCCCGGTGGATCGTCGCTCGCCGACAGTCCGCCGGACGCGGTCGGCGCGGGCGCGCGTGGAACAGCGACACCGGCAACCTGTTCGCCACCCTGCTGACCCTGACCCACAAGGCCCCGGCCGAGGCGGCGCAGGTGACGTTCGTCGCGGCGCTCGCCGTCGCCGACCTGCTGGATGCCTTTGCCGTGCCCGGATCGGTCAGTATCAAATGGCCCAATGACGTGATGCTCGCGGGCGAGAAGGCCGCCGGTATCCTGATCGAGTCCGGCACGCACGCGTCCGGCGCACTGTGGCTGGCCGTCGGCATCGGCGTGAACCTGGCCCATGCGCCGGAGGGGACCGAACGCCCGGCGACCTGTCTGGCCAGCCACCTGCGCTCGGATATCGCCTATCCGCCGTCCATCGACGCCGCCGCGCGCGTGCTGGCCGAGGCCTTTGCCCTCTGGCAGGCGCGTTGGGAAAGCCTGGGCTTCCAGCCCATCCTCGACGCCTGGATTGCGCGCACCAGCGGGCTGGACGGTCCCTGCGTCGCGCGTCTGGGTCATGAGACGGTCGAGGGGACCGCCGATGGCGTGGCACCGGACGGAGCCCTCCGCCTGCGCACGGCCGATGGTCAGCTGCGGCTGATCTCGGCAGGCGATGTTTTCTTTGGAGTGGCCGCCTGA
- a CDS encoding type III pantothenate kinase: MMLLAIEQGNTNTLFAVHDGEAWIAQWRTATEASRTADEYAVWLTQLLAMRKIELASLNGCIISSVVPQSIFNLRNLARRYLSVEPLVIGDNVELGIPVRIRKPSEAGADRLVNAIGAHLIYPGDLIVIDSGTATTFDIVAADGAFEGGAIAPGINLSLQALHEAAAMLPRIAIQRPETVIGKDTVSNMQSGVFWGYVSLIEGMVARIKAEWGAPMTVVGTGGVASLFEGATQSIDRFDPDLTIRGLLEIWRRNTHLTDT, translated from the coding sequence CTGATGCTTCTCGCCATCGAACAGGGCAATACCAACACGCTGTTCGCCGTCCATGACGGCGAGGCCTGGATCGCCCAATGGCGCACGGCCACCGAGGCCAGCCGCACCGCCGACGAATACGCCGTCTGGCTGACGCAGCTGCTGGCCATGCGGAAGATCGAGCTGGCGTCGTTGAACGGCTGCATCATCTCCAGCGTGGTCCCGCAATCGATCTTCAACCTGAGAAACCTCGCCCGTCGCTATCTGTCGGTTGAGCCCCTGGTCATCGGCGACAATGTCGAACTGGGCATCCCCGTGCGGATCAGGAAACCCAGCGAGGCGGGTGCGGATCGCCTGGTCAACGCCATCGGTGCGCATCTGATCTATCCCGGCGACCTGATCGTCATCGACTCGGGCACAGCGACCACCTTCGACATCGTCGCCGCGGACGGGGCGTTCGAGGGCGGGGCGATCGCGCCCGGCATCAACCTCAGCCTCCAGGCCCTGCACGAGGCGGCGGCCATGCTGCCGCGTATCGCCATCCAGAGGCCCGAGACCGTGATCGGCAAGGACACCGTGTCCAATATGCAGTCCGGGGTCTTCTGGGGTTATGTCAGCCTGATCGAGGGCATGGTCGCCCGCATCAAGGCGGAGTGGGGGGCACCCATGACCGTCGTCGGCACCGGGGGCGTGGCCTCGCTGTTCGAAGGCGCCACCCAAAGCATCGACCGGTTCGATCCGGACCTGACCATTCGCGGCCTGCTCGAAATCTGGCGCCGCAATACCCATCTGACGGACACATGA
- a CDS encoding ribonuclease J, with product MTKIKANDELVYLPLGGSGEVGMNLNCYGYGPEDDRQWIIVDVGVTFGDSSTPGVDIIVPDPAFLEGEAIRGILLTHAHEDHIGALPWLWERMKAPLYATPFTAFLIREKLRDRGLRDVKIIEVPMGGHVDLGPFSVDFITMTHSIAEPNGLKIVTPLGTVFHTGDWKLDPNPVIGKPTDVAAITRMGDEGLLAMVCDSTNVFVEGEAGSETEAQDGLIDLIGSLRTGRIAVGCFASNVARMVSVIKAADKAGRRVALAGRSMHRITAAAKHVGLFNDSRAILSEDEARHWPADEILYLCTGSQGEDRAALSRVADGSHPFIKLGLGDHCIFSSRIIPGNELAIADLQDRLADRGVRLYTEKDHPGIHVSGHPCRDEMRQMYAWARPRISVPTHGMRRHLMEHAALARDLGVPETVTPRNGDLVRLAPGVAAIIDEVPNGRLYVDGGMVVTEKGEALRERRHASTNGVLVVSFAMDKRGKIVSDIDVRAIGLPGDEVTPLGDALDDLAERVEQVVGSLKGEARDDDDVVEQAVARVLKKASQQIWDRRPIVETVILRL from the coding sequence ATGACAAAAATCAAAGCGAACGACGAACTCGTCTACCTGCCGCTGGGCGGCTCGGGCGAGGTCGGTATGAACCTCAACTGCTATGGCTACGGCCCCGAAGACGACCGCCAGTGGATCATCGTCGACGTCGGTGTGACCTTCGGCGATTCGTCCACGCCCGGCGTCGACATCATCGTGCCCGACCCCGCCTTCCTCGAAGGCGAGGCCATCCGTGGCATCCTGCTGACCCATGCGCATGAGGACCACATCGGGGCCCTGCCGTGGCTGTGGGAACGGATGAAGGCCCCGCTTTACGCCACGCCCTTCACCGCCTTCCTGATCCGCGAGAAGCTGCGCGACCGGGGCCTGCGCGACGTCAAGATCATCGAGGTGCCGATGGGCGGCCACGTCGATCTGGGACCGTTCTCGGTGGACTTCATCACCATGACCCATTCGATCGCCGAGCCGAACGGCCTGAAGATCGTCACGCCGCTGGGAACGGTCTTCCATACCGGCGACTGGAAGCTGGATCCCAACCCCGTCATCGGCAAGCCGACCGATGTTGCCGCCATCACCCGGATGGGCGACGAGGGCCTGCTGGCCATGGTCTGCGATTCCACCAATGTCTTCGTCGAGGGCGAGGCGGGATCGGAAACCGAAGCGCAGGATGGCCTGATCGACCTGATCGGCAGCCTCAGGACCGGCCGGATCGCCGTCGGCTGCTTCGCCTCCAACGTCGCCCGTATGGTCAGCGTCATCAAGGCGGCGGACAAGGCGGGCCGTCGCGTGGCCCTGGCCGGTCGCTCGATGCACCGGATCACGGCGGCGGCGAAACACGTCGGCCTGTTCAATGACTCCAGGGCCATCCTGTCCGAGGACGAGGCCCGTCACTGGCCGGCCGACGAGATCCTGTATCTGTGCACCGGCAGCCAGGGCGAGGACCGTGCGGCCCTGTCGCGCGTCGCCGACGGATCGCATCCCTTCATCAAGCTGGGTCTGGGCGACCACTGCATCTTCTCGTCGCGGATCATTCCGGGCAACGAACTGGCCATCGCCGACCTTCAGGACCGCCTGGCCGACCGGGGGGTGCGCCTCTATACCGAGAAGGACCATCCGGGCATCCACGTCTCGGGCCACCCGTGCCGCGACGAGATGCGCCAGATGTATGCTTGGGCCCGCCCGCGCATCTCGGTCCCGACCCACGGCATGCGTCGCCACCTGATGGAGCATGCGGCGCTGGCCCGCGACCTGGGCGTGCCGGAGACGGTCACGCCCCGCAATGGCGACCTCGTTCGTCTGGCCCCCGGTGTGGCCGCCATCATCGACGAGGTGCCCAACGGTCGTCTGTATGTCGACGGCGGCATGGTGGTGACGGAGAAGGGCGAGGCCCTGCGCGAGCGTCGCCACGCCTCGACCAATGGCGTACTGGTCGTCAGCTTTGCCATGGACAAGCGCGGCAAGATCGTCTCGGACATTGACGTCCGCGCCATCGGCCTGCCGGGCGACGAGGTCACGCCCCTGGGCGACGCTCTCGACGATCTGGCCGAGCGCGTCGAACAGGTCGTCGGCTCGCTGAAGGGTGAGGCGCGCGATGACGACGATGTGGTCGAACAGGCCGTGGCGCGGGTACTGAAGAAGGCCTCGCAGCAGATCTGGGACCGTCGCCCGATCGTCGAGACGGTGATCCTGAGGCTGTGA
- the mce gene encoding methylmalonyl-CoA epimerase, with the protein MIGRLNHIGIATPSIEASVALYRDMLGATSAGEPFDLPAQGVRVCFIDLPNSQIELIEPLGEDSPIHGFLAKNPKGGQHHVCFEVEDILIARDALRAKGATLLGSGEPRIGAHGTPILFLHPKDMGGVLIELMQAPKDTH; encoded by the coding sequence ATGATCGGTCGCCTGAACCACATCGGCATCGCGACCCCGTCCATCGAGGCCAGCGTCGCACTCTATCGCGATATGCTCGGCGCCACGTCGGCCGGCGAGCCCTTCGACCTGCCGGCCCAGGGCGTGAGGGTCTGTTTCATCGACCTGCCCAACAGCCAGATCGAGCTGATTGAACCGCTGGGAGAGGACAGCCCGATCCACGGCTTTCTGGCGAAGAACCCGAAGGGCGGCCAGCACCACGTCTGTTTCGAGGTCGAGGATATCCTGATCGCCCGCGATGCGCTGCGGGCGAAGGGCGCGACCCTTCTCGGGTCCGGCGAACCCCGCATCGGCGCCCACGGCACCCCCATCCTGTTCCTGCACCCGAAAGATATGGGCGGCGTCCTGATCGAGCTGATGCAAGCCCCCAAGGACACGCACTGA
- a CDS encoding DUF1467 family protein, with protein sequence MPIGPLTMFAIYIVVWWVVLFGILPLGTSAETHEPPTDGTQWGAPKTPNLKRKFITTTWVALIVWAFVMFLVYIGWMPLPDMAPPGV encoded by the coding sequence ATGCCCATCGGCCCCCTGACCATGTTCGCCATCTATATCGTCGTCTGGTGGGTGGTGCTGTTCGGCATCCTGCCTCTCGGCACCTCGGCCGAGACGCACGAGCCGCCGACCGACGGCACCCAGTGGGGCGCGCCGAAGACGCCGAACCTGAAGCGCAAGTTCATCACGACCACCTGGGTCGCCCTGATCGTCTGGGCCTTCGTGATGTTCCTCGTCTACATCGGCTGGATGCCCCTGCCGGATATGGCACCACCCGGCGTCTAG
- a CDS encoding DUF2141 domain-containing protein translates to MKRLLFTTVLAAATLPGLAIAGTVEVRLTGAQPGGPVMVQLCSESEGMTRCSRNARVAVSNGMAIARFENVPAGRYGVGAFQDVDSNGRLGFSMMGRPNEPWGYSRNAPAVMGPPNFADAAVTVGAAGGVITVQLGL, encoded by the coding sequence ATGAAACGTCTTCTGTTCACAACCGTTCTGGCCGCTGCCACCCTGCCCGGCCTCGCCATCGCCGGAACGGTAGAGGTTCGCCTGACGGGCGCCCAACCGGGCGGGCCCGTGATGGTTCAGCTCTGCTCCGAGTCCGAAGGGATGACCCGCTGCTCGCGAAATGCCCGCGTGGCGGTCAGCAACGGCATGGCCATTGCACGGTTCGAGAACGTCCCCGCCGGTCGCTACGGCGTCGGTGCCTTTCAGGACGTCGACTCAAACGGCCGCCTGGGCTTCAGCATGATGGGTCGCCCGAACGAGCCCTGGGGCTACAGCCGCAACGCCCCTGCGGTCATGGGACCGCCGAACTTCGCGGACGCGGCCGTCACTGTCGGCGCGGCCGGCGGCGTCATCACCGTTCAGCTGGGGCTCTGA
- the proS gene encoding proline--tRNA ligase, whose translation MRLSRYFLPTLKEAPSDAQIVSHQLMLRAGMIKQEAAGIYAWLPLGLRVLNRIEQIVREEQERAGAVELLMPTLQLADLWRESGRYDAYGPEMLRITDRHERELLYGPTNEEMITDIFRGFVKSYKSLPLNLFHIQWKFRDERRPRFGVMRGREFLMKDAYSFDIDEAAARRAYNRMFVAYLNTFARMGLKAVPMRADTGPIGGDLSHEFIVLADTGESQVFCDKALVEMSAPGPDVDWNDLQAIVDGRTSLYAATEEMHDAAQFESQTAEGDRLTARGIEVGHIFYFGTKYSAPMKAKVAGPDGQDTEVHMGSYGVGVSRLLGAIIEASHDDAGIIWPDAVAPFDVVVINLRANDPGVCEACEAAVEALEAAGKSVLYDDTDERPGGKFATADLIGIPWQLTIGPKGVAEGVVELKRRASGEKSTLPLDQAMERIG comes from the coding sequence ATGCGCCTGTCGCGCTATTTCCTGCCCACGCTCAAAGAGGCGCCCAGCGACGCCCAGATCGTTTCGCACCAGCTGATGCTGCGCGCCGGCATGATCAAACAGGAGGCCGCCGGCATCTATGCCTGGTTGCCTCTGGGCCTGCGCGTCCTGAACCGGATCGAGCAGATCGTGCGCGAGGAACAGGAGCGGGCAGGGGCGGTCGAACTGTTGATGCCGACGCTGCAACTGGCCGATCTATGGCGCGAATCGGGGCGGTACGACGCCTATGGCCCGGAGATGCTGCGCATCACTGACCGGCACGAGCGTGAGCTGCTGTATGGCCCCACCAACGAGGAGATGATCACCGACATCTTCCGGGGCTTCGTGAAGTCGTACAAGTCGCTACCGTTGAACCTTTTCCACATCCAGTGGAAATTTCGCGACGAGCGTCGGCCCCGCTTCGGCGTCATGCGCGGACGCGAGTTCCTGATGAAGGATGCCTATTCCTTCGATATCGACGAGGCGGCGGCGCGGCGCGCCTACAACCGCATGTTCGTGGCCTATCTGAACACCTTCGCCCGGATGGGTCTGAAGGCCGTGCCGATGCGTGCCGACACGGGTCCGATCGGCGGCGACCTGAGCCACGAGTTCATCGTCCTGGCCGATACCGGCGAAAGCCAGGTCTTCTGCGACAAGGCCCTGGTCGAAATGTCGGCCCCCGGTCCCGACGTCGACTGGAACGACCTGCAGGCCATCGTCGACGGCCGCACCTCCCTTTATGCCGCCACCGAGGAAATGCACGACGCGGCCCAGTTCGAGAGCCAGACGGCGGAGGGCGATCGCCTGACCGCGCGCGGCATCGAGGTCGGCCATATCTTCTATTTCGGCACCAAATATTCGGCCCCGATGAAGGCGAAGGTCGCCGGACCGGACGGCCAGGACACCGAGGTCCACATGGGCTCCTATGGCGTCGGGGTGTCGCGTCTGCTGGGCGCGATCATCGAGGCCAGCCATGATGACGCCGGTATCATCTGGCCGGACGCCGTGGCCCCGTTCGACGTGGTCGTCATCAACCTGCGCGCCAACGATCCGGGCGTCTGCGAGGCCTGTGAGGCCGCGGTCGAGGCCCTGGAGGCCGCCGGCAAGTCGGTCCTCTATGACGACACCGACGAGCGGCCAGGCGGCAAGTTCGCGACCGCCGACCTGATCGGCATTCCCTGGCAGCTGACCATCGGGCCCAAGGGCGTGGCCGAGGGCGTGGTCGAGCTGAAACGCCGGGCCTCCGGCGAGAAGTCGACCCTGCCTCTGGATCAGGCGATGGAGCGCATCGGTTGA